The Schistocerca gregaria isolate iqSchGreg1 chromosome 1, iqSchGreg1.2, whole genome shotgun sequence genome includes a window with the following:
- the LOC126342441 gene encoding LOW QUALITY PROTEIN: uncharacterized protein LOC126342441 (The sequence of the model RefSeq protein was modified relative to this genomic sequence to represent the inferred CDS: inserted 1 base in 1 codon; substituted 1 base at 1 genomic stop codon): protein MWIEERSRGHYDTPVKTESSPCLWQVKSKEYNDRXKRDAAYEXLVIKLKELEPDATKQSGLIICFFQDGIDEVAPQTPSSEEPSGTNESPQNFKELPISRSTLAKKRKSVERTSDVLLSVRDHFKKPSLQDDRYALLGRSIAMKMRRLEKRQRLIIEKRINDLLYEAEMEMLNVPTSSYSSEYLKCTSSPSPNATTSYDQFTQQTPPAQFVTNQELPLPHSAATYFATYNNI from the exons CCTTGTCTGTGGCAGGTGAAAAGTAAAGAGTACAACGACC GAAAGAGAGATGCAGCCTATGAATGACTTGTTATTAAACTGAAGGAGTTAGAACCCGACGCTACAAAGCAATCT GGTCTAATAATATGCTTCTTTCAGGATGGAATCGATGAAGTTGCTCCACAGACACCCAGTAGTGAAGAACCTTCAGGGACAAACGAGAGTCCTCAAAATTTCAAAGAACTCCCGATATCACGCTCCACTTTGGCAAAAAAGAGGAAAAGTGTAGAACGGACCAGTGACGTTCTGCTATCAGTGAGAGATCATTTTAAAAAGCCTTCGCTCCAAGATGACAGGTATGCTCTACTGGGAAGATCTATTGCAATGAAAATGAGGAGACTGGAAAAACGTCAGCGTCTGATTATTGAAAAAAGAATCAATGATCTCCTATATGAAGCTGAAATGGAAATGCTTAACGTTCCAACGAGTTCATACAGCTCCGAATATCTCAAGTGTACGAGCTCACCAAGTCCTAACGCAACTACTTCATACGATCAATTTACGCAACAAACACCGCCTGCACAATTCGTAACCAATCAAGAGCTTCCACTTCCACACTCAGCAGCTACTTACTTTGCTACCTATAATAATATTTGA